The following DNA comes from Manduca sexta isolate Smith_Timp_Sample1 unplaced genomic scaffold, JHU_Msex_v1.0 HiC_scaffold_1885, whole genome shotgun sequence.
ACCATTACATGGCATCTAACATAGTTGTCGAAAAACGGGTATAATAACCCCTCTGTCTTAACCCATGTGCGCTTGGTCCTAACACCAAATCcccgcccatgcatggggggacatttgtcgtggccctaggcacacagtgcaGTGTGTATATCTCGTGGTTATATTGACACATTGAGGCCTGAGGGCACGCGAACATTAACCCTCCTTCTCCTCACCGCCCATcctaaatatagtttttgtctCCTTCCCCCTCCATTTCCTTACTGTCTATCCCTCCCCTTCTTGCTCCAGGatcctgcagtcgctaagccgggggaatCTAATATCCCATTCGGTGTTTTCCCCCGGCGTCTAATGCGGGGTcggtactaaaaaaaaatacttctgtctacccctgaTATTATGTTATGACACTCATTCACCTGGACATATCCGTTTTCCGATGCTGAAGGATCCGAAGGCGTTACTTTGTTCTAGCTTAAGGTCCAACCATCGATCCGGTCGGAAATGTTCCGCGTCCGGTCCCCACACAGGGTCTCGATTCATACCATACATATTGAGAATTAATTGTGTGTCAGCTggcattttgtaattttctgtaaaataaaacaatgattttaCAAACGAACAATATACATTTTCTATATTTGAATTACGGATTTCTAGAgtgattatttattgaacattttCTATTCGTACAGTTTAAACTTTCAATCCTATTTCTTTTCCTtttctaagtaaataaatgaagcAGTAGTTAGAAAACATACCGACTATCACATACAAGGTAACACCTAACAATAACCGAATAAACTGATAAATACTTACTTAGCTGAACTACTTTATCGCAGTATCTCAATAAAAAAGGACCGGGTGGATACAGTCTCAGAGTCTCTTTTATAACAGCCTCTGTATATAGCAAATGTGACAAGTCCTCCTTCTCAACATCTCGGTCCGTATCTCCAAAGATGGTTTGTATTCTGTCAATGTACAATTTAATtgtgatttaaatatatagctTTTAGTACAAGACTATCCGCTCTCACACCACTACAACTACTGTAAGCCAGGTTCGACAGTTACACTTGATGACACCTAGTTTCACAACTAGCTCGGTAGGTAGGTAGTAGGCAGGTAGACTTGCCAAGCTTCACAGCTTGGCGAATAGAAAAGATAGGGAGGAGCTCAAAATATTATCGGTCAACTTCACTTCATAGCAAAACGGGAAAAATCATAAACTTAGGCGGTTTATTTTTACATCCACAAACTGATCGTAAAACTTACTCTTCATGCACTCGTTCCTGGACCTCTGGATAGGTTCCTAAACACATAAGTGTGTAAGTTAAAACTATGGAGCACGTATCGTATCCTGCTACTACGAAGGTGTTTACCTCGTCTTTTATCTCTTTATTTGTCAACATGTTTTTCTCTGAAAGTTCTAGTAGTAATTCTAgaagtgatttatattttgcacCTGGAACCGAAATATATGATATAactaaatatgtaggtatacttagtctggccataaatactgttacacttaattataaaaaaatattacatttgaatttcgaatctgtcatttttatacgattgttcattgtgttttctcattttggcgccaatacattgtaaaatattttgcgatattaaaatggtgtggggtgataaagagaaccgaatcgctgtgatagcattacacaaagtaggtatggagccaaatgcaatttttaaaactctccatacacttggtattagtaaaatgtttgtgtaccgggctattaataggtacaatgagacctcctctgtttgtgacagaaaagatctggccgtccacgtagtgttcgtacgaaaaaggtggtcaaagcagtaagggaaagaattcgaagaaatcctgtccgaaagcaaaagattttatctcgggaaatgaagatagcacctagaaccatgtcgcgtattttaaaagatgacttaggacttgcagcctataagagacgcactggccatttcttaactgataatttaaagaagaatagggtggtaaaatcgaaacaactactgaagcggtacgcaaagggaggtcacagaaaaattttgtttacggatgagaaaatttttacaattgagcaacattttaacaaacaaaatgaccgtatttatgctcaaagctctaaggaagcttcccaattagtcgacagagtgcaacgtggacattatccgacttcagtgatggtttggtggggtgttagctatgaaggagtgactgagccatattttttgtgaaaaaggtatcaaaacatcggcacaagtgtatcaagataccattcttgagaaggtagttaagccccttaacatcaccatgttcaataaccaagtatggtccttccagcaagactcggcgccgggtcataaagctcggtccacgcagtcttggttggaatcgaacgtttcggacttcatcagagctgaagactggccgtcgtctagtcccgatcttaatccgctggattatgatttgtggtcagttttagagagtacagcttgctctaaacgccatgataatttggagtccctaaaacaatctatacgattggccgtgaaga
Coding sequences within:
- the LOC119191751 gene encoding cytochrome P450 4c21-like yields the protein MSTGEIWKNQRRMIAPAFSLPILHGYLGVFNTKARELVEIVSTQTEPTFNILPYIKDVIFKILSKTVFGVDELDDKNFIKQYMNATDTILKNFVDRFNNPLLYSDFMYQLLGYKKIEDEIIRISSNMSDTIINAKRAALKASKSTIYSMNSKGAKYKSLLELLLELSEKNMLTNKEIKDEVNTFVVAGYDTCSIVLTYTLMCLGTYPEVQERVHEEIQTIFGDTDRDVEKEDLSHLLYTEAVIKETLRLYPPGPFLLRYCDKVVQLKNYKMPADTQLILNMYGMNRDPVWGPDAEHFRPDRWLDLKLEQSNAFGSFSIGKRICPGE